Sequence from the Phragmites australis chromosome 11, lpPhrAust1.1, whole genome shotgun sequence genome:
GACATGAACAGATGGAAATACCATATCAGTTCCAACCACAACATCCTCCCTGTTCTCCACAAGAATTGGTACAGTAAGCCCTTAAATTATGCTCCACGACAATGCTTATATCTAATACAAGTACAATCTTACAAGCATAGTAGCATTTGACTCTGATAGTGTGAGCATACACACGTCACAAAATTTCACTAATCTGGGAAACCATCTACcacaaattcatctaaatttaacAGCTTTGGGACAACAAATACATACCACCATCACATCAAGATAGTACATACCTAGCTACGAGTTCACATTGCCCTTCTTCTTGGCCGCGGCGCCCTTACCCTCCATGAGGCGCCACATGTACCACGCGCCGACCGACCTGTACGGCCTCCACCGCTCGCATAATGCAGCCATCTCCTCCGGCTTGGGCAGCGCCTTCAGCTTGTACAGCTCCTGCACGCCCTTGCGCACGCCGAGGTCGCCGCACGGCAGCACGTCGGGGCGGTGCAGCGAGAAGATCATGAACATGTGAACTGTCCACTCGCCGATGCCCTTCACCCTGGTGAGCTCGGCGAGGAGCGCGGCCTCGTCCATCGCGCCGATTGCCGATTCAGAGAGCTCCCCAGCGGCGAATCTGGTGGCGAGGTCGCGGAGGTACGAGGCCTTGCGGGCGGAGACGCCAATAGCGCGGAGGTCAGTGGCGGCAAGCGCGAGAACAGCGGTCGGGGTGACCGCGTccgaggcggcggcagcggctgcGGTGGATGGGATGAGAGAGAGGAAGCGAGCGTagatggaggcggcggcggaagttGTGAGCTGCTGGTAGAGGATGGAGCGCGCGAGGGAGTGGAATGCGGCGAGTGAGGGGGAGGCAGTGAAGGTGGGGGCCTCGGTGGAGGCGATGACAGCGGATAGGAGCGGGTCAGCCGCGTGGAGGTGGCGCAGCGCGGCTGCGAGTTCACCAGGGGAGGAAAGCGCGGGAAGTGCTggaggcgccggcgccggcggtgtCACGGCGGTCGTGGTGAGAGGTTTAGCAGGTGCTGTCTTGACGATTTTACGGGAGCGGAAAGAGATCTTGGTGGTGCGGCGGTCGGTGACCGGTGGCGGTGCGTCAGCTGGATATCGCGAGCGCACCGGCCGTCCCATCGGCGTCTC
This genomic interval carries:
- the LOC133885117 gene encoding alkylbase DNA glycosidase-like protein mag2; this translates as MGRPVRSRYPADAPPPVTDRRTTKISFRSRKIVKTAPAKPLTTTAVTPPAPAPPALPALSSPGELAAALRHLHAADPLLSAVIASTEAPTFTASPSLAAFHSLARSILYQQLTTSAAASIYARFLSLIPSTAAAAAASDAVTPTAVLALAATDLRAIGVSARKASYLRDLATRFAAGELSESAIGAMDEAALLAELTRVKGIGEWTVHMFMIFSLHRPDVLPCGDLGVRKGVQELYKLKALPKPEEMAALCERWRPYRSVGAWYMWRLMEGKGAAAKKKGNVNS